In Pseudomonas poae, a single genomic region encodes these proteins:
- a CDS encoding peptidase inhibitor I42, with product MTAARLLLPLSLALLAACASAPKQNVTVENQSACPLVLKTGQNLILTLPSNPTTGYRWAIQDSAGGVLRALSPEVYSSSESGVIGGGGQSTWRFQAFAAGNGRLRVTSQQPWEPEAEPAETFDCAITVN from the coding sequence ATGACCGCTGCCCGCCTGCTTCTCCCCTTGAGCCTTGCCCTGCTAGCTGCGTGCGCCAGTGCGCCGAAGCAAAACGTCACCGTGGAAAACCAGAGCGCCTGCCCGCTTGTGCTTAAAACCGGGCAAAACTTGATCCTCACCCTGCCCAGCAACCCCACCACCGGCTACCGTTGGGCCATCCAGGATTCTGCCGGCGGCGTGCTGCGCGCGCTGAGCCCTGAGGTCTACAGCAGCTCGGAATCCGGCGTGATCGGTGGCGGCGGCCAGTCCACCTGGCGCTTCCAGGCCTTCGCGGCAGGTAATGGCCGTCTGCGGGTCACCTCCCAGCAACCTTGGGAGCCAGAAGCCGAGCCTGCCGAAACCTTCGACTGCGCCATTACGGTGAACTGA